One segment of Thermoanaerobacter kivui DNA contains the following:
- a CDS encoding RrF2 family transcriptional regulator → MKLSTKGRYGIQAMFELALYYGEGPISLKTIAENEGLSEHYLEQLIAILRKAELVKSVRGAQGGYMLAAPPDKITVGDVIRTLEGSLAPADCVVEDTPFECSRAGGCPTKLVMERIRDSINKVIDSITLQDMVDDYRRLNQKSSFMYYI, encoded by the coding sequence GTGAAACTTTCCACGAAGGGTAGATACGGGATACAGGCGATGTTTGAATTAGCACTTTATTATGGAGAAGGACCCATCTCTTTAAAGACGATCGCAGAAAATGAAGGGCTTTCTGAACATTACCTTGAACAGCTCATTGCAATACTTAGGAAGGCTGAACTTGTAAAAAGTGTTAGAGGAGCACAAGGAGGATACATGTTGGCGGCTCCTCCTGATAAGATAACTGTTGGAGATGTGATAAGGACATTGGAAGGTTCACTGGCTCCAGCAGATTGCGTTGTGGAAGATACGCCTTTTGAGTGCAGTAGAGCAGGAGGTTGTCCTACAAAGTTAGTGATGGAAAGGATAAGAGACAGCATAAATAAAGTTATTGACTCTATTACGTTACAAGATATGGTAGATGATTACAGACGATTAAATCAAAAAAGTTCTTTTATGTATTACATTTAA
- a CDS encoding alanine racemase — protein sequence MYPLLRINLEKLRENTQTIVNLCEKRKIKVVGVTKVFCAIPQVAEVMVKGGVDILGDSRIKNLKKLQHIPVPKMLLRIPMKSEVEEVIKYADISLNSEVDTIKSLSEEVVKQGKIHDIILMVDLKKVLALI from the coding sequence GTGTATCCCTTGTTGAGAATAAACTTAGAAAAACTTCGAGAAAACACACAAACTATCGTTAATCTGTGTGAAAAGAGAAAAATAAAAGTGGTAGGGGTGACAAAAGTTTTTTGTGCTATTCCACAAGTAGCAGAAGTGATGGTAAAAGGTGGAGTGGATATTTTAGGGGATTCACGAATCAAAAATTTAAAAAAATTGCAACACATCCCGGTACCTAAAATGCTTTTGCGCATCCCTATGAAAAGTGAAGTAGAAGAAGTCATAAAATATGCAGATATAAGCCTAAACTCTGAAGTAGATACAATAAAAAGCCTGTCAGAAGAAGTTGTAAAACAGGGGAAAATTCATGACATAATATTAATGGTAGACCTTAAAAAGGTGTTGGCACTAATTTGA
- a CDS encoding type III PLP-dependent enzyme domain-containing protein, giving the protein MTCYGSVIPTPDILEDLVEIKNSINKKFNLNLDVVSGGNFSSLYLVQNGLIPRGINQLRIGEAIVLGRETAFGDRIPHTHDDVFTLEAQIVELKQKPSLPKGILGMDAFRERQVYVDRGIMKRAILAIGRQDVNINDLISIDNKIELIGSSSDHLIVNVTNCTYPYKVGDVIKFKLRYGGILSCSTSEYVEKVIDEA; this is encoded by the coding sequence TTGACCTGCTATGGGTCAGTTATACCTACGCCGGATATCTTAGAAGACCTTGTGGAAATAAAAAATTCTATCAATAAAAAGTTTAACTTAAACTTAGACGTAGTTTCAGGGGGGAATTTTAGTAGTTTGTACTTGGTTCAAAACGGTCTCATACCGCGAGGGATAAATCAATTGAGAATAGGCGAGGCGATTGTTTTAGGGAGAGAAACAGCCTTTGGAGATAGAATTCCTCATACCCATGATGATGTATTTACGTTGGAAGCCCAAATAGTGGAATTAAAACAAAAACCGTCTCTTCCAAAAGGTATATTAGGAATGGACGCTTTTAGGGAAAGACAAGTTTATGTAGACAGAGGAATCATGAAAAGAGCCATTCTTGCTATAGGTCGGCAAGATGTAAATATAAACGACCTTATCTCGATAGACAATAAAATTGAATTAATAGGCTCCAGCAGCGACCATTTGATTGTAAATGTCACAAATTGTACTTACCCATACAAAGTGGGAGATGTAATAAAGTTTAAACTTAGGTATGGTGGCATTTTATCTTGTTCTACATCTGAATATGTAGAGAAAGTCATTGATGAGGCATAA